DNA sequence from the Cohnella herbarum genome:
AACGATCAGGGACAATCCCTCTATGATACGGCAGGACTTAATCCGACATTTACCTTCCATGATTTGGCGATGCTCATGCAGGATATACCCAGGAATTACTTAACCGAAGACGATATTCATATCCTCACCCCTGCCGCCAAGAACGGACAGCCGTATTTCTTGCTCATGAGCATTCCGGCCTCCGCGATGAAGCAAGGCGAGGTTTATTTTCTCATTCGCAAGCTCGAATCGTTGCTCACACTGGTATTGCCGCTTATCCTGTCGTTTTCGATTCCCTTCCTGTTGGCCTTATGGTTGTTCACATCCTTGAATAAAAGAATCCGCAAACTCAACCATGCGCTGAATCAACTGAATATCCAAAGCGACTCGCCACTTGTCGAACTGTTCGACAATTCCAAGGACGAGCTGGGCCAGCTGACGCAACATTATAATTCCATGGCGCATCGGATCCGAGCCCAATTCGCGGAAATTCAACATTTCGAGAGCAAGCGCAAGCTGCTGCTATCCAATCTGTCACATGATCTGCGAACGCCTCTGACGACAATGCTCGGTTGCGCCGAAATGATACGCACCGGAAATTATAATGATCAGCAAGAGCTCCAGAGCAGAGCCAAAATCATTCTTCAACGTTGCAGATACATGGACAAGCTGCTCGACCAAATGCTGGACATCTCCCGCTCGGATCCGGATGATCTGACCCTTCGCCTGGAGAATCATAATTTATCGGAGATCGTTCGCAAAATCGCGGTGGAATACATCATGATGCTCGATGGCGATCAAGTGGAATTGGACGTCGAAACACCCGATGAGGATATTCTTCTCCCTATTGACGCTCCCCTTATGGAGAGAGCCCTACGGAATCTCCTCGACAATG
Encoded proteins:
- a CDS encoding sensor histidine kinase produces the protein MKLRTKLWISLVLSAATSMVLFGYTTVWIGKVANKGYALFELNPLAQSIVDSMRELPEFGADTVKQTLERAHAEHPVIRWVLLNDQGQSLYDTAGLNPTFTFHDLAMLMQDIPRNYLTEDDIHILTPAAKNGQPYFLLMSIPASAMKQGEVYFLIRKLESLLTLVLPLILSFSIPFLLALWLFTSLNKRIRKLNHALNQLNIQSDSPLVELFDNSKDELGQLTQHYNSMAHRIRAQFAEIQHFESKRKLLLSNLSHDLRTPLTTMLGCAEMIRTGNYNDQQELQSRAKIILQRCRYMDKLLDQMLDISRSDPDDLTLRLENHNLSEIVRKIAVEYIMMLDGDQVELDVETPDEDILLPIDAPLMERALRNLLDNAIRYGKDGRYLGIQLTADDQFVNFSVKDKGKGIPIEHQAHVFERFYRVDSGRKGEGLGIGLAIVKDIAYAHQGNVELKSTPNVETVFRIKLPR